A region from the Acipenser ruthenus chromosome 13, fAciRut3.2 maternal haplotype, whole genome shotgun sequence genome encodes:
- the LOC117418488 gene encoding survival of motor neuron-related-splicing factor 30-like — protein sequence MSDDLGKQLASYKAQFQQVEAALSTDPENEDLLKLQKDLQEVIELTKDLLSNQPSVAATSSDSSAIVPLSHCWEVGDSCMAVWSEDGQVYEAEIEEIDEDNGTAAITFLGYGNAEVIPLVNLKPAEEGKNSEDDGGKSKSRKEQIAQQREYKKKKALKKAQRMKELEQEREDQKSKWQQFNNKAYSKNKKGQVKRSIFASPESVNGKVGVGTCGIADKPMTQYQDTSKYNVRHLMPQ from the exons ATGTCAGATGACCTGGGGAAGCAGTTAGCCAGTTACAAGGCTCAGTTCCAGCAGGTTGAAGCAGCCTTGTCTACAGATCCAGAAAATGAGGACCTGCTTAAACTACAGAAAGATTtacag GAAGTGATAGAGTTAACCAAAGACCTCCTGTCGAATCAGCCGTCAGTGGCTGCCACCAGTTCTGACAGCTCAGCCATTGTTCCTCTCAGTCACTGCTGGGAGGTCGGGGACAGCTGCATGGCAGTCTGGAGTGAGGATGGACA GGTTTACGAAGCAGAGATTGAGGAGATAGACGAAGACAATGGCACAGCTGCCATCACTTTCTTGGGATACGGCAATGCGGAAGTCATACCCCTGGTGAACCTCAAGCCTGCGGAGGAGGGTAAGAATTCAGAGGACGACGGGGGCAAGTCTAAATCAAG AAAGGAACAGATAGCCCAGCAGAGGGAGTATAAGAAGAAGAAAGCACTGAAAAAGGCCCAAAGAATGAAGGAACTTGAGCAAGAGCGAGAGGACCAAAAATCAAAGTGGCAGCAATTTAACAATAAAGCCTATTCAAAGAACAAGAAAGGACAG GTGAAGAGGAGTATATTTGCATCACCAGAGAGTGTGAATGGTAAAGTTGGTGTCGGAACATGTGGAATAGCAGATAAACCGATGACTCAATACCAAGATACATCTAAATATAACGTAAGGCATTTAATGCCACAATAA